A single window of Nicotiana sylvestris chromosome 5, ASM39365v2, whole genome shotgun sequence DNA harbors:
- the LOC138868257 gene encoding uncharacterized protein: MAINANNRLGYLERGLVELEGKFLKRIDDCQNAEGNEDIPESDNKDSLIQNLAAELKRLTSWVQGVEDSKGVEGLNYEDLCVQPDVELSEGYKPPKFEMFDGKGDPRVHLRMYCDTLVGVGRDKKIRMKLFMRSLKGDALSWYISQDAKKWTSWVNMASDFMDRFRFNTENAPDVFYIQNLKKKPTETFREYATRWRTEAVMVRPALEEEKMNRFFVWAQDPQYYERLMLIEGQKFSDIIKLGERIEEGIKNGMVTNLEALQATNKALQSGGTSKKKDVNSVMVAQRNNSPMKY, encoded by the exons ATGGCTATCAATGCCAACAACCGGCTGGGGTATCTGGAACGAGGCTTAGTGGAATTGGAAGGTAAATTTCTGAAGAGGATCGACGATTGTCAGAATGCTGAGGGTAATGAAG ATATACCTGAATCAGACAACAAAGACTCCCTCATTCAGAATTTAGCTGCTGAGCTCAAAAGGTTAACCAGCTGGGTCCAGGGTGTCGAAGATAGCAAAGGTGtggaaggtttgaactatgaagatctttgtgttcagccagatgtcgaactctcggaggggtacaaacctcccaagttcgaaatgttcgacggtaaaggtgatcccagggtccatCTTAGAATGTATTGTGATACGCTGGTAGGAGTCGGAAGGGACAAGaagatccgcatgaagctgttcatgaggagtctgaagggtgACGCATTATCTTGGTATATTAGCCAGGATGCGAAGAAATGGACAAGTTGGGTGAatatggcgtccgatttcatggaccggttcaggttcaatactgagaacgcaccagatgtgttctatatccaaaatctgaagaagaaacccacagagacctttcgcgagtatgctactcgttggaggacAGAAGCCGTTATGGTCAGGCCGGCCTTGGAAGAAGAGAAGATGAATAGGTTCTTTGTCtgggctcaggacccacaatattacGAGAGGTTGATGTTGATAGAGGGTCAaaagttctccgacatcatcaagttgggagaaaggatcgaagaaggtaTCAAGAACGGTATGGTCACTAATCTCGAAGcgttgcaggccaccaacaaggctttacagtctggtggcacgtcaaAGAAAAAGGACGTGAATTCTGTGATGGTTGCGCAAAGAAACAATTCCCCTATGAAATACTAA